TTTATCATTCACACCACAGGTGCACTTACCACATAAGCAACATGGTAAAGGcctaaaattcaataattaatcACAAGTAGCTTGAAGATTAGTGAAGAAGCTTGTTACTGTAGCAGCACATTGCATCATAGTTGAGATTTGCTTCTAAAGCTGAGAGATTCTTGGTCCATTGGCTTGAGAAAAACGTTTCTTAAGAGTATTCCATACCTCAAATGTTGTGTCTCTGTAGGTCACACTAGCAGTGAGGTGAGGAGACACTGAATTCAAGATCCAAGAAGAAATCATTGAATTGCACTTGGACCAAGCTTGCTTCTTGAGTGGTGTGACTGCCATTGAAGCATTGACAGAACCATGAACAAAGCCAAGCTTGCTTTTGGCATTCAAAGCCATTCTCATTGCTTTGGCCCAAGTAGGGTAGTTATCCTCAGTTAATGGTTGAGTAATCGAAATTGCACCTGGTGTTTCACCATGATGCAAGAAAAATGGACTTCGTGGATCTTCCATTGGAGACAATTCTCgctgagaagaagaagatgaatcaGTCTGAGTATTCGACACCATTGATGAAGGCTTGAGCTCTAATACCATGGAAGAAAGTAAGACGAAAAGGAGAAGTGTgaacacagagagagaaattgagagagaaaagaggaagaACTTTCTCTTATTGATAGAATGAATGAATCTGTAAAGAATTAGAGCTTTATACAATTACATCTATGCTAGGAACCTAAACCCCCAAAACAGAGCATAACTAATTATACCAAATTATAATTAAGGGAAGCAATTACTACACGTGCAAAGATTAGTTATAACACGTGTGATacaactaaattaaattaacacCTAAACTACTTGTAGTTTAGCTACTAATCTAATCCTCTTGCAACTTCAGCTATCATTGTGTCGTTTatccttcttccctttcttTCTATTCTCTATTCTCTAATCCTTGACTATCTGATAGGTTCAAATAATTGCACAACTACTAATATAGTAACATTTTTTGGTGGTGTTTCATGTTTATGATTTGAATTCCACATTTTCTTCCCtattatttacatttaaaaaagaagaagactgaATTTAAAGTCAAGTTCCAAGGTGGAAGTTATGTCCTTTTAGACTCCGTTTGTTTCAGTTAAGCTTTCTAAGGATAATGGATAATAAACTTGGATATATTTTTCGTTGGTTAATAAAACACAAACCTAATAAAagtgaatttatttatttatttattttttcaaatcccACATCCTAAACAAACTATCACATATACATTTTAGGTTACAAAACACTCCCATGTATCTTTCTATCTTtactcactttttctcttttttttaaaaaaaaaaaattaaattttaagagaaaaatttattaactcattcttgaaatatgctaaaatcaaaattaatatcaGACAAACTCATTAATAATACAAGGTAGTTATCTTAAAATATGCTACAATagagattataaatttcaaaaacaaaagaaaaatctctcatctctctttttctccaaTCAAACCGACGATTAACTATAGTTAACCCATGTTGACAACTATTAACTTTTTTCCTCAAACAAGTCACTTCACACTTGATATTTTGCATTAatttagaattagggttttgtttttcCATTTGGGGCTCTAAATGATACAAATGCaatatcccccccccccccccccaattatGAATATGCTTTTGTGAATGaaagtttgtgtttatataatcatctataataaaagaaattaatgttaatgatttttactattaatcaaacaacaaaaaatgctATTTATCTCATTTCAGGATTgtagcaaaatataaaaaaaaacaagttgttCTGCAAGTAGTTTTTACTAATATTTTACAAAGTATGTTTTCCGTTAATTACACAAACTAAGGATACTAGagtcttctttttatttttatattatttttgagagACAAAGATAATAGAGTCTAAGACTTAATCTTGCCGAGCAGTGATTATAAAGGTTGTCAAGATAAATGGAGTGCTTTATCTAAAATTGAATAAGGTGGGGCCAGGAATCATAATGGATGCTTCCTGGAAAGGAAGATATCACTTATTAGTTCCCATGCACTTTTGGTGGCTCTCATTTTGCAGTGAACACACTGTTTAGAGCGTGTTTGGTGGGTGGGAAAAGGGGGCTGAACAAAATCATTCCCTGCGTAAATGATGACTCCAGCTGACAGACAAAAACATGTATGTTTTCCCATTTCAATGCCTATAAATATGGGATGTACCGAAGTAGGGGGAAATCAGAAAATGactaataataaaatgtttgtGAAGTGTCGGGCAAGTCCGAGGATTAAATTTTCAGGAaactttacatatatatatatatatatatatacatttacattaaattagagtagaatttataTCTTGTGTTAAAAATAATGACTAATAATAAAGTGGGTTTATATCAATATCATCCACACTTATCAACCAATTATCAATATCATCCACACTTATCAActagttagttcaactggtaaaatttttatcatcgaataagagatttgaacttTAATCCTCGTCTACACtaaaatcaattggtgtcttgctatgatgataaaaaaacaattatcaatagCGGATATCATAAGTTAAAACTATctccaaaaaagaaaggttGAGAACTAAACTTGTCATACCCTcccttaaaaattataatgattttttagTGCAATTTGTGGTACCTCTACATTAgaatctttttctctttctcttgtatgtgtttgttacttaaaaaaaagaaaaaagaaaaaagaaattgagtaCCCTTCTTGAAGATATCTAGCTCTTAAGAATAAATTTCCTTATTGCAAAATTTTACAAGATGAAAAAGAGAAGCAAATGAAGCTATCCATGAGTTTTGACAATGGTATCTAACCCTATATGTTGTATGGAGGTAGAGAAGATAAAGAAATATGATTAAcattagaattatggttaaataattttttttaacagcttaaacttttggagACATCTGTTAATTTATCGATCAAAATGTActtaattttagtatataacttattaactatttttctttctgcTATTTTATCCTCTTCCTTCATTCTAGACATGCCTAAACAAGAAAGTATTTCAATTctattaaatttgaaatattcCCATCCCACTCTTTTGAGTTATGGGGCTCTTATAAAGGATggttgtactttttttttaagttttaaaataattttttttatagaaatttcttttttaggaaGAAAACACATCATTCTTTTTCTAGAAGTGcacatttttttcccttacaaTAACTTgaagattatttttaaaaattaagaactgAGATATGGTCCTTGGCATTCTAAATGTTAGAAgattgactatatatatatatatatatatatatatatgagttgagTTTAGGTTACGCTTAATGTAACTCTAAGCAGTGTTACactacccaataacttattattgaattcatattttagaaatcttaTCGTTGGATTACATGTCCTATATATTCTTtgcatgcatgccaattttcatactaatcgaatgttatttaccatttcattcataaactcattttttatgaattattttaaactacaaaaatttgaatttaaacaattgattgatgacatggttattaatatttgatcaccttaaaattttgcaagcatgggaaatatacgaagataatatAACACaacagtggatttgtcaaaattggcatcctattaaaaaatattgagtggtgtaacttAAACACAACCCATATATAGATATGTAACGACTCAAGGAAAAACCCTagtcacatctgcgctatacttcaaaaggactagtcacaattaagacttcttgtaattgttaataaagctcaaTTCAACCCAGTATATACCCGATGTAGGACTCatcacatactcacacaaatcaatcaaattgaggcatcataattatatatatatatatatatttatataaaacaacTTAATGATACAAATTAAACTTATTACATGGATGAAGTTAGGACTATCCAAAGACTTGTGAAACTCAATCCACTTGAACAACTTGGCGAGTTGCtgtcaatttcaaaattttacaagtattgaagacaaagataaaaatctgtttgatattatttaccatttgaaccataaattaatattttgtgtataatttaaaaatctaaaaaatttgaaatgtaatattttataaataagataattattgATCACTGattatcttaaaaaattaaaatataactcCCTTAATCGAAGTGatgagattgatttttttttttttttttttaaatgtctgATACACAACTCTAGGATCTAGAATTGGGATATCTACCAATTTAAAATGCCATTGCCATACTCGGCCGCCGCCCACAATGTGAATTTTATAAATACGATACCAATGAAACATAGGATGGATGAATGTGCTGATTCCAGAATTTCATccacaacatatatataaaatgggGCCATTTCAAGGGtgaggtatttttttttttttttttttttttttggggtgcaaGAAGGCAATTCTTTTATGTAAGTAGTCATTATCAACAAGTAAAGAAAGCACCCGGTAATTAAGCATCGACCTAGGAACATGCATGCGCAGCAGTCAAATGCATTAATTAGGCACAGGATGGATGAACCATCAGAAAATGAAACCCTTCTCGTAGTGGGTGGAATGTCAGCTATGATCACCCTTTTTTCTAGATGATAACAAGCAATGTGTCAACCATGACTTGACTATAGGTCACCTCACTTGCCCTTTGCCCTTTTCCTTTCTTGCCATACATTATTGAATCCCAAATGATAAAAGTGAAAAAGCTTATACAAACtgtgttatatatatttacacGCTGTAAAagcaattgaaattttgaattgaaatcatGGCCATGGTTTCTGTGGTTTTCAATAGTTTcggttgtttttatttttgtatgtgCAATACTACTCAAATATTATGTGTAATTATAAAAAGTTGAATGGTAGATGACTCTAGAAGATTATTCATCATAGCTGTTGTTTTCTTTGAACTAAATGGTAAATACCCTTCATATTATCTGCTAACAGCTAATTTATACTGCAAATACTATTAGAATGTTCATTCCCAAtagtttaaaatgtaattttgacatttttagcaacaaaaaaaaaaattgtaattttgacATGTGTCAAATTAAACAGGAAGTCATATTTGGTTACTCCAAAACATTCaaagtaaaatgttttcctTGATCAAAGGAATCACGTGGTGCGACATTTTGTACCATCAGTAGAAGAATTGGTTTCCCTTGGGGAGGAATCATACACTGAATTCAAACAACTAGGTGTTGAATTGGAGCTGAACATGCCTGATTTAAAATTGAACACTCAGTCTGCCGGgtttaaccccaaaaaaaagtgaACACATATAACTATATAAGTGTGCTTGGAATCTTTGgatgtaattgtttttaattactaattgattaaagtaatttttttcctagaaaaaaaaaattatacataaacaaataaattaaaaatctaaaagaagaaaaaagtgtgCCAAACACGCGTAATAAACCAAATCTCAGATATTGTTCTTCGAGAGTCGGAACTCCAATTATATTCATCATTGTTCTGCTTAGAGAATTCAATACATTGGCAttgttacccaaaaaaagaaaaagaaaactgggCATTTTTTAGAGTGGATACTCAATTCATCATGCATAACCCACACAAGTGCAAAACAAGTAGATactgttcttaaaaaaaagagtaccaAAGATGAAAGAGCAAGAGCAAGAAAGTGCAAAACAAAACCCCATGAATTAGAGAggagaaaaaacagagagagagagagagagagagagagagagagagactacgCAATCCAAAGAATTGCCTTTTCTCAAAGTAGATATATCGTGGTAGTAAAAAAAACTCCCCAAAAAGGTTTCCTTGTCCATTTGCTTCCACCAATTTGTCCAAAGACAAAACCCAAAGATTTTTTACATAaccatgaaaaacaaaaacgaaaAAGAGAGAGCACTAACTAATTAAGACCAAGGAATCAGTATCCCACAGGTACTCTTTCATCCTAGTCATTCTCTATGTAACCCTATACCAGTCTATCTatacccctccaaccaaacactgACCCACAAAAGAAAGCGACTGAAAGTGAAACCCCACAAATACCACTTTTCCCTAGTATTTCAAAATCCCACCACcattcaccaaaaaaagaaaaaagaaaaaaaaaaccgaaaaaCAAGGTGAAATGAAAAACCATTTCCCTGGAAAAtggtaaaactaaaaacaagcATTACtattaaaaagtaatttaattaatggaTCACTTCAAACCCTGGCCAGGGATGGAATCCCCTGCAGCTGCAGCAGAATCAGCTAGTCCACCAGCTTCAGCACCATTCATCTGCCACGTGTTGAACCCCATAGAGGCCACGTCGGCACCATTGCCACTCCCACCACCGCCAAAGTCACCGACTTCAGGGAATGTCCAGCTCCCTCTTCCCAACCCGAACCCCATCTCATCGTACCCGGGTAtgggcccaagcccaagcccatacccaCTCAGGCCCAACAAGCTGGGACCTTGCGAGTTCAGCAAGAAATTGAAGCTCCCACCACCCAAATCCATGTTCTCAGCGTGAAGACCcgaagcagcagcagcagcagtagCAGCAGGGTTCCCTAAAACGGCGTCGTTGCTGTTGGTAAGAGTGGAGGAAGAAGACGAAGAGGAAGAAGTAGAAGAGGAACACGTGGCGGAGCGAGAGCGCTTAGTCATGGCAGCCTTGCGGGTCCCACCACCAACGGGGACGTTGCGGAGGGTGCCACCTTGGGTCCAGTAACGCCGGCACGACTTGCAGAAGTGGCGAGGCTGAGAGAGGTTGTAGTTGTTGTAGTAGCAGAACTTGGTGGAGGTCGAGTCGCAGCGAGGACATGGTAGCGGTTGCGCCTGCGGTGGTGGTGGGTGGCCCAAACTCTGGTGGACCCTCGTAACCGCTTTTCCTTCACTTGTCTCCGATGGCATTTCTAGTTACTTGTTAGGTACTTagcttcttcttgtttttgtgggAGTGAGAGAtagattttttgtgttttttagaatGAGACAAATGGGGGTTTAAAGTTAGAGACTTGGGGGATAGAAGATTCAGggaattgagagagagaatagagatGTCTTGGAAGCAGTGAGGGATGATTTatactgagagagagagggagagagtatGTCTGTATGTGTTATTTGTTGTTTGTGTGGGTGGGTTAAAAATGTGGAGGGTGAAATAATAAGCTGaggacaaagagagagagagagaaagagataggcATAGTGGGAAACATTGACAATGGTCAATGTGGGATTTTTGATGTTGTTGTCATAAGCGGTGGTCTTGTGTACTGTTTGTAAATCAACGGCTCATCAACACGCAACACGTAGCTCTCAGCTCATGTTCATGCGTAATGCGTTAGATCATTTGAAAAAGTGTCCATTTTTCCAAAATCATACTAAAGTGAGTCAAgctaaaaatatgtaaaatttttaaagtttcaaattatttgaattttatactataaaatttgagaaattgtagtttgtctcaatttttttttttaaaaaattgataaacaagCATAAACAAATTTTGGTAGAAAGAAACGAAAACTGTCCATAAACCATTCGttcaattacaattttattttggactttttttCTAATTGGATGATTTGATGTCGACATTACAATCCGAGCATAGTCGCCTTCTTGTCGTCAGCCAATTGGTGGAAAATAGTACCAGAGAAAACTCTTCTTTGTAACGTAATTTTCGAGCTTTTGTTTCATGAAAAGTATTTCATGCAACAATCTGATATGATGCATACGATGTGATGTATGTAAGGCTAACAtgtaggtatgaaatttttacATATTATACGTATTTACCAATTATCTGCACGTGGCAAttgtacataaaaaaatattttatttatttaataaattaaagattaattttgtcaaataataaatttatttctatAGACATTAATACCATACTATATTTCTATTCACATATGTAAATTTTAGAACGAGTTGATGTGTTGTCTGAGTGTTTGTAATTGAAGAAAAGCAAGCGATAAGTattcatgaaataaaataaaaatagaagaatacaaagaagaagaaaaaaaaaagaaagaaagaaagaaagaaaatgttatCTGGGAGTTTGTGGTTAGTGACTTGGTTCTGTTCAACTAGGGTCTCTAACAGTGGGTCTACTCTTCCTAGAGCAGACAATTAGTAGCTAGTTATTACAGCCCCATTAGTCAGTGGTCAAATATTCTTTAGTTATCCCCTCCCCAAGCAAACATTCAATTAATTTCTCAGCAGCCAAGGTCTTCAGGGTATAGGAGCCCTGACCAAATTATGATtgctacaaaaataaataaattagattaGAATAATAAAATCTGACATTGGATAAGTTTGATGTCTATTCCAAATCCATTTAGCCTCCAAGAGAATAGTCAAGATAGTCATGCTCGTGGCAGTGAGTTTCTTGTGATGAATAGACCGTGATTAAGAAAATCAACTCGACCTTATTGTTTGATAAGGAAATTAACCAACTAAACATCAATTTGGCCAGCAAATGAATTCCATATCAGCAAAcagaaaagtgaaaaaaaccAGTGATATTTCTACTCAGTATTCAGGTTGGAGGGGAAGATTGTTGTAGATAAGGGCCAGAACTGAATGATCAACTGGGCCCAAGCCTGACCTAGCTTGGTACTTATTATAGTCCAAA
This DNA window, taken from Quercus robur chromosome 2, dhQueRobu3.1, whole genome shotgun sequence, encodes the following:
- the LOC126712117 gene encoding dof zinc finger protein DOF1.6 is translated as MPSETSEGKAVTRVHQSLGHPPPPQAQPLPCPRCDSTSTKFCYYNNYNLSQPRHFCKSCRRYWTQGGTLRNVPVGGGTRKAAMTKRSRSATCSSSTSSSSSSSSTLTNSNDAVLGNPAATAAAAASGLHAENMDLGGGSFNFLLNSQGPSLLGLSGYGLGLGPIPGYDEMGFGLGRGSWTFPEVGDFGGGGSGNGADVASMGFNTWQMNGAEAGGLADSAAAAGDSIPGQGLK